TCCATCGCCAGCCCGACCGACTTGAACACGATGATCTCTTCGGCCGAGGTTCGACCGTCGGCCTTGCCGGCGATGACGTCTCCGAGCGATACGGCCGATTCCCAGCGGAAAACTCCTTCACGCAAGGCAGGCTGCAGGTCGCCGGCCTCGTGCATGCACGCCGCTATGTCGTCGCATACGACTCGGCTTGCGCGACGCACGGCTCGCACATCGATTTCGGCCTTGTTCAGCCAGTTCGATCCTGCGGCGCAGACGAGCGTTCCGGTCGCGAGATCGTCCCCCGCAAAGACCGGTTCACGGCTCGTCGTCGCCGTCACGACGATCGGCATCTCCCGCACCGCCTGCGCGGGCGAATCGACCGGAACAACTTCGATCGCAAGTTCCTCACTGAGCCATGTCGCGAAGCTTGCGCGGCGTTCCGGATCGCGTCCGTAGACAAACGCCTTTTTCAACTTGCGTACCGCGGCTACCGCGGCGAGTTGCGTCCGGGCCTGCGTTCCCGTGCCGAACAATCCGACTTGATCGGCCCCCTTGGCCGCCAGATGCTTTACGGCCACGCCGGTTACCGCGCCGGTGCGAAGCTGCCCGAGGCTATCGGCTTCGATCAACGCCACGAGTTCGCCGGTCGCGTGCTCGTAGAGGCCTACGAGAAATCGAGCGCCGGAGTGTGTGGTCGTATACGACTTCCAACCGCAATAGCCTAAGTAGTCGGCCGCGGCGCTCATTGTGTGCAGCACGACACCGGGGGCCGTGGCCCGATTGCGCGGGATATTGCTGACCTCACCGAGCCCGAGTTTATGGAAAGCTTGTTCGACGACGTCGATCGTCGTTGGCATGTCGACGAGGCGAGTTACGTCCGCCTCGGTGAGATATAAGGTCGGCATGAGTTGAATTCCGTGGAGGTGGCGGAATGAGTCTCTAGCTTTACTTTTGCAGCTCGGCGATCTTCTTGAAGTCTTTCTTGAGCGATCGATAAAGATCTTGATAGATCGGAAATGCCTTGTCGTAGCCTTTCGCCGCGACTTTATTCGGCGCGGTTTCTTCCTTCACGCGGATCGTCGCTTTGCAGGCCTCTTGAATGGTCTTGAACGCGCCGCAGCCGACCGCCGCGAGAAGCGCCACGCCGTATCCGGGGCCTTCCTCCGCATTGAGCGTCACGACTTTGCGGCCGAATACGTCGGCCTGAATTTGCCGCCAAAGCGGACTGCGTGAGCCGCCGCCCGAGGCGCGAATTTGTTTCACCGGCACGCCGAGCTCCGTGAAGATCGCGAGCGCGTCGCGCAGAGAATACGTGACCCCTTCCATGATCGATCGCGCCATGTGGCCGCGCGTGTGGGTAAGGTTCAGGCCGATGAAGCTGCCGCGTGCGTCGGGATCGGCGTGCGGTGTCCGTTCGCCCGAGAGATAGGGGAGGAAGAAGAGTCCTGCCGCGCCGGCGGGAGTCGCGGCGGCTT
The window above is part of the Planctomycetia bacterium genome. Proteins encoded here:
- a CDS encoding ornithine cyclodeaminase family protein produces the protein MPTLYLTEADVTRLVDMPTTIDVVEQAFHKLGLGEVSNIPRNRATAPGVVLHTMSAAADYLGYCGWKSYTTTHSGARFLVGLYEHATGELVALIEADSLGQLRTGAVTGVAVKHLAAKGADQVGLFGTGTQARTQLAAVAAVRKLKKAFVYGRDPERRASFATWLSEELAIEVVPVDSPAQAVREMPIVVTATTSREPVFAGDDLATGTLVCAAGSNWLNKAEIDVRAVRRASRVVCDDIAACMHEAGDLQPALREGVFRWESAVSLGDVIAGKADGRTSAEEIIVFKSVGLAMEDVALAAEVLKRAKAAGIGTSLPF